In Synechococcus sp. MU1617, one DNA window encodes the following:
- a CDS encoding iron-sulfur cluster assembly accessory protein, with product MTSTPDTAPAHTAKDGKGILITEPAMQQLAKLCGEQGENQVLRVGVRSGGCSGMSYTMDFVPASDTLDDDETYEYVAADGQNFRVICDPKSLLYIYGMQLDFSTALIGGGFNFTNPNASQTCGCGSSFAV from the coding sequence ATGACTTCCACCCCCGATACCGCGCCGGCCCATACCGCCAAAGACGGCAAGGGCATCCTGATCACTGAACCGGCGATGCAGCAGCTGGCGAAGTTGTGTGGCGAACAGGGTGAGAACCAAGTGCTGCGCGTCGGGGTCCGCTCCGGGGGCTGCAGTGGCATGAGTTACACGATGGATTTCGTGCCCGCCTCAGACACCCTCGACGACGACGAGACCTACGAATACGTGGCCGCTGATGGCCAGAACTTCCGGGTGATCTGTGATCCGAAAAGCCTGCTGTACATCTACGGAATGCAGCTGGACTTCAGCACTGCCCTGATCGGTGGTGGCTTCAACTTCACCAACCCCAACGCCAGCCAGACCTGTGGCTGCGGCAGTTCCTTCGCCGTATGA
- the zds gene encoding 9,9'-di-cis-zeta-carotene desaturase, translating into MRVAIVGSGLAGLSAAVDLVDAGHEVNLYEARPFMGGKVGSWVDEGGNHIEMGLHVFFFNYANLFALMRKVGAFENLLPKQHTHLFVNKGGDLRELDFRFPIGAPFNGLKAFFTTPQLSWIDKLRNALALGTSPIVRGLVDYEGAMRTIRALDSVSFQDWFVGHGGSPESIRRMWNPIAYALGFIDCEAISARCMLTIFMMFAAKTEASKLNLLKGSPHRWLTGPIFDYIQQRGGKLHLRHRVKQVDYSEGESPEITGLQLGTPEGDIRVEADAYLAACDVPGIQKLLPEAWNRYPQFKAIHQLEAVPVATVQLRYDGWVTELGDAQEAQRRDVATPTGLNNLLYTADADFSCFADLALASPEDYRKEGEGSLLQCVLTPGDPWIPKSVDEIVAHTDRQVRELFPSARNLKLTWSNVVKLAQSLYREAPGMEPYRPEQRTPIRNFFLAGSYTRQDYIDSMEGATMSGHLAAAAILDQPAKLATNAAVA; encoded by the coding sequence GTGCGGGTCGCGATCGTTGGTTCCGGCCTCGCCGGCCTCTCCGCTGCAGTTGACCTCGTGGATGCAGGCCATGAGGTGAATCTCTACGAAGCCCGCCCCTTCATGGGCGGCAAGGTGGGCAGCTGGGTGGATGAGGGCGGTAACCACATCGAGATGGGGTTGCACGTCTTCTTTTTCAACTACGCCAACCTCTTTGCCCTGATGCGCAAGGTGGGAGCGTTCGAGAACCTTCTGCCGAAGCAGCACACGCACCTGTTCGTGAACAAGGGGGGTGATCTGCGGGAGCTGGATTTCCGCTTCCCCATCGGTGCACCTTTCAACGGCCTCAAGGCGTTCTTCACCACACCGCAGCTCAGCTGGATCGACAAGCTGCGCAATGCCCTGGCCTTAGGTACCAGTCCGATCGTGCGGGGTCTGGTGGATTACGAGGGGGCGATGCGTACCATCCGAGCCCTTGACTCCGTCAGTTTCCAGGACTGGTTTGTGGGCCATGGCGGCAGCCCCGAAAGCATCCGGCGGATGTGGAATCCAATTGCCTATGCCCTGGGCTTCATCGACTGCGAGGCCATCTCCGCCCGCTGCATGCTCACCATCTTCATGATGTTTGCGGCCAAGACGGAAGCCTCCAAGCTCAATCTGCTGAAGGGATCACCCCATCGCTGGCTGACGGGTCCGATCTTCGACTACATCCAGCAGCGTGGAGGCAAGTTGCATCTGCGTCACCGGGTGAAGCAGGTGGACTACAGCGAGGGTGAATCCCCAGAGATCACAGGCCTGCAGCTGGGAACGCCCGAAGGAGACATCCGTGTTGAGGCTGACGCCTACCTGGCCGCCTGTGATGTTCCCGGGATTCAGAAACTGCTGCCCGAGGCCTGGAACCGTTACCCCCAGTTCAAGGCGATTCATCAGTTGGAGGCCGTGCCCGTGGCCACCGTTCAGCTCCGCTACGACGGCTGGGTGACTGAGCTGGGCGATGCCCAGGAAGCCCAGCGCCGGGATGTGGCAACACCCACGGGGCTCAACAACTTGCTGTACACGGCTGATGCCGATTTCAGCTGTTTTGCCGATTTGGCCCTGGCCAGCCCGGAGGATTACCGCAAGGAGGGAGAAGGCTCCCTGCTCCAATGCGTGCTCACTCCAGGTGATCCCTGGATTCCCAAGTCGGTGGATGAGATCGTGGCCCACACCGACCGCCAGGTGCGCGAACTGTTCCCCTCGGCTCGCAACCTCAAGCTCACCTGGAGCAACGTGGTGAAACTGGCTCAGTCGTTGTACAGAGAAGCCCCGGGCATGGAGCCCTACCGCCCGGAGCAGCGCACGCCGATCCGTAATTTCTTCCTGGCCGGCAGCTATACCCGCCAGGACTACATCGATTCGATGGAGGGGGCCACGATGAGCGGTCATCTGGCAGCGGCTGCCATCCTCGATCAGCCTGCGAAGCTGGCGACCAACGCGGCGGTGGCCTGA
- a CDS encoding SRPBCC family protein — MGRWLEHTVTSEVQAPAAKVWEVWSDLEAMPRWMRWIESVKPLEDPDLTDWTLAAQGFRFSWKARITQRVEAQQLHWESVGGLPTKGAVRFYPEANDRTVVKLSVTYELPGVLAPLMEPSILGGIVTKELQANLDRFRDLVEAGG; from the coding sequence ATGGGACGCTGGCTCGAACACACGGTCACCTCCGAGGTGCAGGCACCGGCCGCCAAGGTCTGGGAGGTCTGGAGTGATCTCGAAGCGATGCCCCGTTGGATGCGATGGATTGAATCGGTTAAGCCCCTGGAGGATCCCGATCTCACCGATTGGACCTTGGCGGCCCAGGGCTTCCGCTTCAGTTGGAAAGCCCGAATCACGCAGCGGGTCGAAGCCCAGCAATTGCACTGGGAATCGGTGGGGGGGCTGCCCACCAAAGGGGCTGTGCGCTTCTACCCCGAAGCCAATGACCGCACTGTGGTCAAGCTGAGTGTGACCTACGAATTGCCTGGGGTCTTGGCACCGCTCATGGAACCCAGCATCCTGGGGGGCATCGTGACCAAGGAGCTCCAGGCGAACCTTGACCGTTTCCGTGACCTGGTGGAAGCAGGCGGCTGA
- a CDS encoding uroporphyrinogen-III synthase — MSHPLQSRTVIVTRAADQQGAARQLLEERGATVLDLPALVIGPPDHWGPLDDALEDLESFHWLVFSSANGVQAVEQRLQRLGRCLARRPASLKIAAVGRKTAQVLDDLGAAADFVPPSFVADSLIDHFPVSGWGLKMLLPRVQSGGRTLLADAFGEAGVRVVEVAAYESGCPAAMPEPTAVALQEGRVDAIAFSSGKTAEHTAQLLEQRFGAGWAERLEGVKVISIGPQTSRSCLQCFGRMDAEANPHDLEGLAAACAQAMQKGS, encoded by the coding sequence TTGAGCCATCCCTTGCAGAGCCGAACGGTGATCGTCACCCGCGCGGCCGACCAGCAGGGGGCCGCGAGACAGCTGCTGGAAGAGCGTGGAGCAACGGTGCTGGACCTTCCAGCCCTGGTCATCGGACCACCCGACCACTGGGGGCCCCTAGATGATGCCCTCGAGGACTTGGAGAGCTTTCACTGGCTGGTGTTCTCCAGCGCCAATGGTGTGCAAGCCGTGGAGCAGCGGCTGCAGCGCCTCGGCCGTTGCTTAGCCCGACGCCCCGCCAGCCTCAAGATTGCGGCGGTGGGTCGCAAAACAGCGCAGGTGCTGGACGACCTTGGGGCAGCTGCAGATTTCGTGCCCCCGAGCTTCGTGGCCGACAGCTTGATCGATCACTTCCCAGTCTCGGGCTGGGGCCTCAAGATGCTTTTGCCACGGGTTCAAAGCGGTGGTCGCACCCTGCTGGCGGACGCCTTCGGTGAGGCCGGTGTGAGGGTGGTGGAAGTGGCGGCCTACGAGTCCGGCTGCCCCGCCGCGATGCCGGAGCCAACAGCAGTAGCGCTACAGGAGGGCAGGGTCGATGCCATCGCCTTCAGCAGCGGCAAGACAGCGGAGCACACCGCGCAACTGCTGGAGCAACGCTTCGGCGCTGGCTGGGCTGAACGGTTGGAGGGGGTGAAGGTGATTTCGATCGGGCCCCAGACCAGCCGCAGCTGCCTCCAATGCTTCGGCCGGATGGATGCTGAGGCCAACCCCCACGATCTCGAAGGGTTAGCCGCAGCCTGCGCTCAGGCGATGCAGAAGGGATCCTGA
- a CDS encoding glycosyltransferase family 2 protein has translation MLSLSMIVRDEEARLGECLRSVQDFADEMVVVDTGSTDATVAIAEAAGARVEQITWPGDFAPARNAALEFLNGDWVLVLDADEQLRAEAIPALKALMAQPDVLVINLLRYEVGAAMAPYSSVSRLFRRHPSIRWSRPYHSMIDDSVRTLLETEPQWRIADCSEPAILHDGYRPELLAGSDKADRLRKAMEDDLKHRPGDPYASAKLGGLLISEGKTEDAIPLLRSGLKQCATASAERYELLLHLGLALSPSDPTQAVSCYRQALEIPLDTRVSLGARLNLAARLMEQGDLEEAISLTQTAAQRAPEVALAWYNLGLMQRRRGDLAAALEAYGRALTLDPNNAECHQNNAVAQLLGGNIDAARSSFIRAINLLQAQGSADAAEQLREKVRGIVKLDGEAVA, from the coding sequence ATGCTCAGCCTCTCGATGATCGTGCGCGACGAAGAGGCGCGTCTCGGAGAGTGTCTGCGCTCCGTGCAGGACTTCGCCGACGAGATGGTGGTGGTGGACACCGGCTCCACCGATGCCACGGTGGCCATTGCCGAGGCTGCTGGAGCAAGGGTTGAACAGATCACCTGGCCGGGTGACTTCGCTCCAGCCCGCAACGCGGCCCTGGAATTTCTTAACGGTGACTGGGTGCTGGTGCTGGACGCGGACGAGCAGCTGCGCGCTGAGGCCATCCCCGCACTCAAAGCCCTGATGGCCCAGCCCGATGTGCTGGTGATCAACCTGCTGCGCTACGAAGTCGGGGCCGCCATGGCGCCCTATTCCAGCGTCAGTCGTCTGTTCCGCCGCCACCCCTCGATCCGGTGGAGCCGGCCGTACCACTCGATGATCGACGACAGCGTTCGCACCCTGCTGGAGACGGAACCCCAATGGCGCATCGCCGATTGCAGTGAGCCGGCAATCCTCCATGACGGCTACCGACCTGAGCTGCTGGCCGGCAGCGACAAGGCGGATCGGCTGCGGAAGGCCATGGAAGACGATCTGAAGCACCGTCCCGGTGATCCCTACGCCAGCGCCAAGCTCGGGGGACTGTTGATCAGCGAAGGCAAGACCGAAGACGCCATTCCCTTGCTGCGAAGCGGTCTGAAGCAGTGCGCAACGGCCAGTGCCGAACGCTATGAGCTGCTGCTGCATCTGGGCCTGGCCCTAAGCCCCAGTGATCCCACCCAAGCGGTGAGCTGCTACCGGCAAGCCCTGGAGATCCCCCTGGACACGCGGGTGAGTCTTGGAGCGCGTCTCAACCTGGCAGCCCGACTGATGGAACAGGGGGACCTTGAGGAAGCCATAAGCCTCACCCAAACCGCCGCCCAGCGGGCTCCTGAAGTGGCCCTTGCCTGGTACAACCTGGGGTTGATGCAGCGGAGGCGCGGCGACCTCGCTGCGGCCCTGGAGGCCTATGGGCGCGCTCTCACCCTGGATCCCAACAACGCCGAGTGCCATCAGAACAATGCTGTGGCGCAATTGCTGGGCGGCAACATCGACGCCGCTCGCAGCAGCTTCATCCGAGCCATCAACCTGCTTCAGGCTCAAGGAAGCGCCGACGCAGCTGAGCAACTGCGCGAGAAGGTGCGGGGGATCGTGAAGCTGGACGGGGAGGCTGTGGCTTGA
- a CDS encoding glycoside hydrolase family 3 N-terminal domain-containing protein, giving the protein MNSRPADNLMNDSLRRRVAELLVLRASGHQSDQQRRYPQWELPNSELQRLLQEGVGGVILLGGSAVELQQRTQQLQGWSDQRLLFCADVEEGVGQRFEGASWLVPPLALGRLHQRDPELALNLSERYGRCTGEQARRCGLNWVLGPVCDVNNNPANPVINVRAWGEDPSSASALTVAFLGGLKQAGVLGCAKHFPGHGDTTSDSHLDLPVLPHSRERLDQIELPPFRAAIAAGVDSVMTAHLVLPELDPQQPATLSKTVLTDLLRRQMGFNGLVVTDALVMEAISARHGAAEAAVLAFEAGADLILMPADADAAIDGLCDGFSSGRLSLARLDESLQRRAHALASIPTSTPSGPIVTAAEQALEAELVRHSITVSGTAVHPEAGINLVRVDAMVPSAAALSGWSPALRIPEAEGFRSVVLHGEGLSPWSGQPEAPLALDRLGDGAVLLQLFLRGNPFRAGRDAQEPWAAAIQQLIALNRLAGVVIYGSPYLWDSLQPLLPRGCPAAYSAGQMQEAQRQVLTALCPTTTPTGNSGAFTD; this is encoded by the coding sequence ATGAACAGCCGGCCGGCTGACAATCTCATGAATGACAGCCTGCGGCGCCGGGTGGCAGAACTGCTGGTGCTGCGGGCCAGTGGCCATCAAAGCGACCAGCAGCGCCGCTACCCGCAGTGGGAGCTGCCGAACAGCGAACTGCAACGTCTGCTGCAGGAGGGTGTGGGCGGCGTGATCCTGCTGGGGGGCAGCGCCGTGGAACTGCAGCAACGCACCCAGCAACTGCAGGGCTGGAGTGACCAGCGATTGCTGTTCTGCGCCGACGTTGAAGAGGGCGTGGGCCAGCGCTTCGAAGGAGCCAGCTGGCTGGTGCCGCCTCTGGCCCTTGGTCGTCTCCACCAGCGGGACCCCGAGTTGGCCTTGAATTTGAGTGAGCGCTATGGCCGCTGCACCGGCGAACAGGCCCGTCGCTGTGGCCTGAACTGGGTGCTGGGCCCGGTTTGCGACGTCAACAACAACCCCGCCAACCCGGTGATCAACGTGCGGGCCTGGGGTGAAGATCCCAGCAGTGCTAGCGCCCTGACAGTGGCCTTCCTGGGGGGACTGAAGCAAGCGGGTGTTCTCGGATGCGCCAAGCACTTTCCCGGCCACGGCGACACCACCAGCGACTCCCATCTGGACCTACCGGTGCTGCCCCACAGCCGCGAGCGGCTGGATCAGATCGAACTGCCGCCTTTTCGTGCCGCCATTGCCGCAGGTGTGGACAGCGTGATGACGGCCCATCTGGTGCTGCCGGAACTGGATCCGCAGCAACCGGCCACCCTCTCCAAAACCGTGCTCACCGATCTGCTGCGGCGCCAGATGGGGTTCAACGGGCTGGTGGTGACCGATGCCCTGGTGATGGAAGCGATCAGCGCACGGCACGGAGCCGCCGAAGCAGCTGTGCTGGCCTTTGAAGCCGGGGCCGACCTGATTCTGATGCCGGCGGATGCGGATGCCGCCATCGATGGTCTCTGCGACGGTTTCAGCAGCGGACGGCTGTCCCTCGCGAGGTTGGACGAGAGCCTGCAGCGCCGGGCTCATGCGCTGGCATCGATCCCAACCAGCACACCTTCAGGTCCGATCGTTACCGCAGCCGAGCAAGCCCTTGAGGCTGAGCTGGTGCGTCACAGCATCACGGTCAGCGGTACAGCGGTTCACCCGGAAGCAGGAATCAACCTGGTGCGCGTGGATGCAATGGTGCCCAGCGCAGCCGCCCTCAGCGGCTGGTCACCGGCCCTGCGCATCCCTGAAGCCGAGGGATTTCGCTCGGTGGTGCTGCATGGCGAGGGCCTGTCGCCCTGGAGCGGCCAGCCGGAGGCCCCCCTGGCGCTGGACCGCCTCGGCGATGGAGCGGTGCTGCTGCAGCTGTTTCTGCGGGGCAACCCCTTCCGCGCCGGGCGAGATGCCCAAGAACCCTGGGCCGCAGCGATCCAACAACTGATCGCCCTCAACCGCCTGGCGGGAGTGGTGATCTACGGCAGCCCTTACCTCTGGGACAGCCTGCAGCCGCTTCTGCCCAGGGGCTGCCCTGCCGCCTATTCCGCCGGCCAGATGCAGGAAGCCCAACGCCAGGTACTCACCGCGCTGTGCCCCACAACTACGCCAACTGGCAACAGCGGTGCATTCACCGACTGA
- the rbfA gene encoding 30S ribosome-binding factor RbfA: MAQGRRVERVAALIRKEVSELMINGIRDERVHQGMVSITEVEVSGDLQHCKIFVSVFGEAQERDQVLEGLQAASGYLRGELGRRLQMRRAPEVVFQLDRGLERGTSVLGLLNRLEDERQQRGEIPASSDEEIGSDEQPAG, translated from the coding sequence ATGGCACAGGGGCGTCGAGTGGAGCGGGTGGCCGCCCTGATCCGCAAAGAAGTCAGCGAACTGATGATCAACGGCATCCGGGATGAACGGGTGCACCAGGGCATGGTGAGCATCACCGAAGTGGAGGTGTCCGGCGATCTGCAGCACTGCAAGATCTTCGTGAGCGTGTTTGGGGAAGCTCAGGAGCGCGACCAGGTACTCGAGGGGCTTCAGGCCGCCAGCGGCTACCTGCGGGGAGAACTGGGGCGGCGGCTGCAGATGCGCCGCGCCCCCGAAGTGGTGTTCCAGCTGGACCGTGGCCTGGAACGCGGCACCTCCGTGCTGGGACTGCTGAATCGCCTCGAGGACGAACGGCAGCAGCGAGGCGAGATTCCAGCGAGCAGCGATGAAGAGATCGGCAGCGATGAACAGCCGGCCGGCTGA
- a CDS encoding DUF751 family protein, translating to MREFFLNVSRYPRYLVAFTLGVMNSVAEPLAARRSNPVTAVALIGALISGGISLTLVLRAMVNSAPMA from the coding sequence ATGCGGGAGTTTTTCCTCAACGTCTCCCGTTACCCCCGTTATCTGGTGGCCTTCACCCTCGGGGTGATGAACTCCGTCGCCGAACCCCTGGCCGCACGCCGGAGCAATCCCGTCACGGCCGTGGCCTTGATCGGCGCCTTGATCAGCGGTGGAATCAGCCTCACCTTGGTGCTGCGTGCCATGGTGAATTCAGCACCGATGGCGTGA
- a CDS encoding glutathione S-transferase family protein produces MLELHQFRHSAFCLKVRMVLQAKGLSFRTVEVTPGVGQVAVFRLSGQRQVPVLVDGDQVIADSSAIALHLDQREPDPALIPLDPRQAAQVHLLEDWADTTLAMAGRSSLVQAAALDPELRVALLPDDLPDPVRSVMGVIPGGWVSNITELVNQKERTELLASLEQLATSVQASPWLVGDSMTLADIAVAAQLSLLRFPSSAGSALAGRGVPGLSDHPKLQPLFQWRDQIELKLMERTLEEV; encoded by the coding sequence ATGTTGGAGCTGCATCAATTCCGCCATTCCGCGTTTTGTCTCAAGGTGCGGATGGTGTTGCAGGCCAAGGGGCTGAGTTTCCGCACCGTGGAGGTGACCCCCGGCGTCGGCCAGGTGGCCGTGTTCCGGCTGTCCGGCCAACGGCAGGTTCCCGTGTTGGTTGATGGCGATCAGGTGATTGCCGACTCCAGCGCCATTGCGCTGCATCTGGATCAGCGGGAGCCGGACCCTGCCCTGATTCCTCTCGATCCGCGCCAGGCCGCCCAGGTGCATCTGCTGGAGGACTGGGCCGACACCACGCTGGCGATGGCGGGCCGCTCCTCTCTGGTGCAGGCCGCGGCGCTCGATCCCGAGCTGCGGGTTGCTCTGCTGCCTGACGATCTGCCCGACCCCGTGCGTTCGGTGATGGGTGTGATCCCCGGCGGTTGGGTCAGCAACATCACCGAACTGGTCAACCAGAAGGAGCGCACCGAGCTGCTGGCCAGCCTGGAGCAGCTCGCCACATCTGTGCAGGCCAGCCCCTGGTTGGTGGGCGACAGCATGACCTTGGCCGATATCGCCGTCGCCGCTCAGTTGTCGCTGCTTCGCTTCCCCTCCTCTGCAGGCTCAGCCCTGGCAGGCAGGGGGGTACCTGGGCTGAGCGATCACCCCAAGCTGCAGCCGCTGTTCCAATGGCGGGACCAGATTGAACTCAAATTGATGGAGCGGACCCTGGAAGAGGTGTGA
- a CDS encoding DUF6816 family protein has translation MERRLWMLLIGLTILLSGGPAWAQGSLEQRLNSWPDWSLPAPLPRPSNRDDLIYPDWFTGLWQVESVDLDAPDDPPLLHQARFQADRRGRLIGDRSFNAMAIGRALLGEQLLGVEEDPDSANRQVARLKGDIYLETTVTGRRQESTSANTFLADELVLQILHAPGPPRLSRIETLSRYKRCGEDICAEQWQGRYASPGESLRDQAIAQHHYQLRFTPLPGSAPSI, from the coding sequence ATGGAACGGCGGTTATGGATGCTGCTGATCGGCCTCACCATCCTGCTCAGTGGCGGGCCCGCCTGGGCTCAGGGAAGCCTTGAACAGAGGTTGAACAGTTGGCCCGACTGGAGCCTGCCGGCACCATTGCCGCGGCCATCGAATCGAGACGACCTGATCTATCCCGACTGGTTTACTGGGTTGTGGCAGGTGGAGAGCGTTGATCTCGATGCCCCAGACGATCCACCGCTGCTGCATCAAGCACGGTTCCAAGCCGACCGGCGCGGTCGACTGATCGGCGATCGCAGCTTCAATGCCATGGCCATCGGTCGTGCCCTGCTCGGGGAGCAGCTGCTGGGGGTCGAAGAAGACCCCGACTCCGCCAACCGCCAAGTCGCGCGACTCAAAGGCGATATCTATCTCGAAACCACGGTGACGGGCCGCCGCCAGGAGAGCACGAGCGCCAACACCTTCCTGGCCGATGAATTGGTGCTGCAGATCCTGCATGCCCCCGGCCCGCCGCGGCTGAGCCGGATCGAAACCCTGAGCCGATACAAACGCTGCGGCGAGGACATCTGCGCCGAACAATGGCAAGGACGCTATGCCTCACCTGGTGAGAGTCTCCGGGATCAGGCCATCGCCCAGCACCACTACCAATTGCGCTTCACACCTCTTCCAGGGTCCGCTCCATCAATTTGA
- a CDS encoding chlororespiratory reduction protein 7 encodes MSDPLIRALDDFVVLEPGKPEQLLSAADTLTWLSGWLRSLDQLPADLADQPDVESAAQRLIDTACDLEISPGLTVQWFAVRLEPPTA; translated from the coding sequence ATGTCTGATCCTCTGATCCGTGCCCTTGATGACTTTGTGGTGCTGGAGCCCGGCAAGCCGGAGCAGCTGCTGAGCGCTGCCGACACGTTGACATGGCTGAGCGGTTGGTTGCGCAGCCTTGATCAGTTGCCGGCCGATCTGGCGGATCAACCCGATGTGGAATCTGCGGCGCAGCGTTTGATCGATACGGCCTGTGATTTGGAGATCAGCCCCGGGTTGACTGTGCAGTGGTTTGCGGTGCGGTTGGAGCCGCCAACTGCATGA
- a CDS encoding shikimate kinase: MADSTLTLKQRLAGRSLYLVGMMGSGKTSTGRPLAERLGYGFVDADAVIEQAAGCGIPEIFDRDGEAGFRSLESQVLSAISQRHSLVVATGGGVVTQPENWGLLHSGIVIWLDVVPDQLLQRLNADSTERPLLQTADPEAALNALLNERRPLYAEADLTVVINEETPETVADGILQLLPSLLKDPTQRRTD; this comes from the coding sequence ATGGCGGATTCCACCCTCACCCTCAAGCAGCGTCTTGCCGGGCGCAGCCTTTATCTGGTGGGAATGATGGGCAGCGGTAAGACGAGCACTGGCCGCCCCCTGGCCGAACGCCTGGGCTACGGCTTTGTGGATGCCGATGCCGTGATCGAACAGGCGGCGGGCTGCGGCATTCCAGAGATCTTTGATCGGGATGGCGAAGCAGGCTTCCGCAGCCTGGAAAGCCAGGTGCTCAGTGCCATCAGTCAGCGCCACTCCCTGGTGGTGGCCACCGGCGGCGGTGTGGTGACCCAGCCGGAGAACTGGGGATTGCTGCACAGCGGCATCGTGATTTGGCTCGATGTGGTTCCCGATCAGTTGCTGCAACGGCTGAACGCCGACAGCACGGAGCGCCCTCTACTGCAGACCGCTGATCCTGAGGCGGCTCTCAACGCGCTGTTGAACGAGCGCCGTCCCCTCTATGCCGAAGCCGATCTAACGGTGGTGATCAACGAGGAAACTCCAGAGACCGTGGCTGACGGGATTCTGCAACTGCTGCCAAGCCTGCTGAAGGATCCGACCCAACGCCGAACCGACTGA
- a CDS encoding 6-carboxytetrahydropterin synthase — translation MTETKSPARHGQGRGCVITRRACFSASHRYWLPELSADDNAARFGPCALAPGHGHNYELIVSMAGGLDADGMVLNLSEVKHAIRNEVTGQLDFRFLNEAWPEFDVSTPAGCLPTTEALVRVIWQRLSPHLPITALRLYEQPGLWSDYLGHPMDAFLTIRTHFAAAHRLARPELSQEENEAIYGKCARPHGHGHNYLVDVTVRGEIDPRTGMVCDLSALQRLVDDLVVEPFDHTFLNKDVPFFEECVPTAENIALHVADRLSSPIKAIGASLHKVRLQESPNNAAEVYAETPQLEMSPAALDAVAAV, via the coding sequence ATGACTGAAACGAAGTCACCAGCACGGCACGGCCAAGGTCGTGGTTGTGTCATCACCAGGAGGGCCTGCTTCAGTGCCAGCCATCGCTATTGGCTGCCCGAGCTGTCGGCCGATGACAATGCCGCCCGTTTCGGGCCCTGCGCTCTGGCTCCTGGCCATGGCCACAACTACGAGTTGATTGTTTCCATGGCTGGCGGCCTGGACGCTGACGGCATGGTGCTCAACCTTTCGGAGGTGAAGCACGCCATCCGCAATGAGGTGACGGGCCAGCTCGATTTCCGCTTCCTCAATGAGGCCTGGCCGGAATTTGACGTTTCCACCCCTGCAGGTTGCCTCCCCACCACCGAGGCCCTGGTGCGGGTGATTTGGCAACGCCTCAGCCCTCATCTGCCGATCACGGCGTTGCGCCTCTACGAACAACCGGGCCTTTGGTCCGACTATCTCGGACATCCCATGGACGCATTCCTCACCATCCGCACCCACTTCGCCGCCGCTCACCGACTGGCCCGCCCGGAGCTCAGCCAGGAGGAGAACGAAGCGATCTACGGCAAGTGCGCCCGTCCCCACGGCCATGGCCACAACTATTTAGTGGATGTGACCGTGCGCGGTGAGATCGATCCCCGCACCGGTATGGTCTGCGACCTCTCCGCGTTGCAGCGCCTCGTGGATGATCTGGTAGTCGAGCCCTTCGATCACACCTTTCTCAATAAAGACGTGCCCTTCTTTGAGGAGTGTGTTCCCACGGCAGAGAACATTGCCCTTCACGTCGCTGATCGTCTCTCCAGCCCGATCAAGGCCATCGGCGCCAGCCTCCACAAAGTGCGGCTGCAGGAGAGCCCAAACAATGCGGCCGAGGTCTACGCCGAAACACCGCAACTGGAGATGTCTCCGGCTGCTCTCGATGCCGTGGCTGCCGTCTGA